A genomic stretch from Seriola aureovittata isolate HTS-2021-v1 ecotype China chromosome 13, ASM2101889v1, whole genome shotgun sequence includes:
- the fam241a gene encoding uncharacterized protein FAM241A, with amino-acid sequence MSAVTPPVNDRCVFHRREFEELPSVNQRGGRHIAQPVHGARQTAQHHQRHRVDGSQTQPRPPSDPTARWPHVDDPTTREPQLDDCERMGTLFGMLNKCLRGMGFSQMYFGDKIVEPVVIVFFWLLLWFLGIQALGLVGTLCIIIIYIQK; translated from the exons ATGTCGGCTGTGACGCCGCCTGTAAACGACCGGTGTGTTTTTCATCGACGTGAATTTGAAGAGCTGCCGTCAGTGaaccagagaggaggaaggcaCATCGCTCAACCTGTCCACGGTGCGAGGCAGACCGCACAACACCACCAGCGACACCGG GTGGATGGCAGCCAGACCCAACCTCGACCGCCCAGCGATCCCACTGCCAGATGGCCCCATGTGGACGACCCCACCACCAGAGAGCCCCAGCTGGACGACTGCGAGCGGATGGGGACTCTGTTTGGGATGCTAAACAAGTGTCTTCGGGGGATGGGCTTTAGCCAGATGTACTTTGGGGACAAGATAGTGGAGCCAGTAGTGATTGTCTTCTTCTGGCTGCTGCTCTGGTTCCTGGGTATTCAGGCCCTGGGACTGGTGGGAACTctgtgcatcatcatcatctacatCCAGAAGTAA